The following are from one region of the Eubacterium sp. MSJ-33 genome:
- a CDS encoding helix-turn-helix domain-containing protein: MEIYEKIFSRLEELHMSQTELSKRTGIATSTISDWRKKKINPQSDKLVPICKALDVSLVDLLCNEDDRNNKVLVKTDNASEMIIIEEISNASEDIKNKVFQYFRLLSIRDNFTEQEKVSKDKRNISIIQDVDGKNIVLINDIRFKSRRNIDWDEIEKILRQYIGEFYEIYQTAEKVYIGTDFPDEYTHSKYTKAIKGANEKAKANAITAIGELISIADNKIEYPDYEGRHGNKAKNGWYRYDTRFGIPIYDESGEIERYNIFRARLLIRCNEKKQLFLYDIIQIKKETSTPLE, encoded by the coding sequence ATGGAAATATATGAAAAAATTTTTTCAAGGCTAGAAGAATTGCATATGAGCCAAACAGAACTATCGAAACGAACAGGGATTGCAACTAGCACAATTAGTGATTGGCGAAAGAAAAAGATTAATCCGCAATCAGATAAATTAGTTCCTATTTGCAAAGCTCTTGATGTATCATTGGTGGATTTGTTGTGTAATGAAGATGATAGAAATAACAAGGTATTAGTAAAGACAGATAATGCCAGTGAGATGATAATAATAGAAGAAATATCAAATGCATCCGAAGATATAAAAAACAAGGTATTCCAATATTTCAGATTATTATCTATACGTGATAATTTTACGGAGCAGGAGAAAGTGTCAAAGGATAAAAGAAATATTTCAATTATTCAGGATGTGGATGGGAAAAATATTGTTCTTATAAATGATATTCGTTTTAAATCAAGAAGAAATATTGATTGGGATGAGATAGAGAAAATATTAAGACAATATATTGGAGAATTTTATGAAATATACCAGACTGCTGAAAAAGTGTATATTGGAACAGATTTTCCAGACGAGTACACACATTCTAAATATACAAAAGCTATAAAAGGCGCTAATGAAAAAGCAAAGGCTAATGCAATTACAGCTATAGGTGAACTGATATCAATTGCCGACAATAAAATTGAATATCCGGATTATGAAGGACGGCATGGTAATAAAGCCAAAAACGGATGGTATCGGTATGATACAAGATTTGGAATTCCAATCTATGATGAAAGCGGAGAAATAGAAAGATATAATATTTTCCGAGCAAGATTGTTAATTCGATGTAATGAGAAAAAACAATTATTTTTATATGATATAATTCAAATAAAAAAAGAAACGAGCACGCCGCTTGAGTAA
- a CDS encoding GNAT family N-acetyltransferase, producing MSYNIRHMNNKEIALLDDFLYEAIFIPEGVDAPPKEIINAPELQIYVQDFGKQEGDICFVAEVDKKIVGAVWVRNMDDYGHVEDGVPSFAISLYREYRGLGIGTMLMKRMLEELKERGYQKTSLAVQKANYAVKMYKNVGFEIIDENEEEYIMMYVFR from the coding sequence ATCAGTTATAATATAAGGCATATGAACAACAAGGAAATAGCATTGCTAGATGATTTCCTGTATGAAGCAATTTTCATTCCAGAAGGTGTAGATGCACCGCCAAAAGAGATTATAAATGCACCGGAATTACAGATTTATGTGCAGGATTTTGGCAAGCAGGAAGGAGATATTTGTTTTGTTGCTGAAGTTGACAAAAAGATAGTCGGTGCTGTCTGGGTTCGTAATATGGATGATTATGGACATGTAGAAGATGGTGTTCCGTCTTTTGCCATATCGTTATATAGAGAGTATCGAGGTCTTGGGATTGGAACTATGCTGATGAAACGGATGTTGGAAGAGTTAAAAGAAAGAGGGTATCAGAAAACTTCCTTGGCAGTACAGAAAGCAAACTATGCAGTGAAGATGTACAAAAATGTTGGCTTCGAGATTATTGATGAAAACGAAGAAGAATATATTATGATGTACGTGTTTCGGTAA
- a CDS encoding ORF6N domain-containing protein: MEEDKKKDEIAVIEINEEFMKQKLYEFRGCKVLLDADLAEVYGYELKAFNQQVKRNIERFQNDMMFQLSDDEVEYLRSQFVTANISSKSRSNPYVFTEQGVYMLMTVLKGKLAVRQSIALVRTFKKMKDYILENRDLIGQREILQLSMETANNRIEINKINSDMISLEKQISDVAEGLKDVITKSELADMMNSFVSDDDERVFLCGASSKDAGARITSIVEDYGIFKYAPVIATLLKNPTLILPQ, from the coding sequence ATGGAAGAAGATAAAAAGAAAGATGAAATTGCAGTAATTGAGATTAATGAAGAATTTATGAAACAAAAATTGTATGAGTTTCGAGGATGCAAAGTTTTATTAGATGCAGATTTGGCTGAAGTATATGGATATGAACTTAAGGCGTTTAATCAGCAGGTAAAAAGAAATATAGAAAGATTTCAAAATGACATGATGTTTCAATTATCTGATGATGAAGTGGAATATTTGCGGTCACAATTTGTGACCGCAAATATAAGTAGCAAATCCCGCAGCAATCCTTATGTTTTTACGGAACAAGGTGTATACATGTTAATGACTGTACTAAAAGGAAAACTTGCGGTAAGACAAAGTATTGCATTGGTAAGAACCTTTAAGAAAATGAAAGATTACATATTAGAAAATCGAGATCTTATTGGTCAGCGGGAAATTCTTCAGTTAAGCATGGAAACTGCTAACAACAGAATCGAAATTAACAAAATCAACTCAGATATGATATCTCTGGAAAAGCAGATTTCAGATGTTGCAGAAGGGCTGAAAGATGTGATAACAAAATCTGAGTTGGCTGATATGATGAACAGCTTTGTTTCAGATGATGATGAAAGGGTTTTCTTATGTGGTGCTTCATCAAAAGATGCCGGGGCACGAATAACCAGTATTGTTGAAGATTATGGAATATTTAAATATGCCCCGGTTATTGCCACGTTGTTGAAAAATCCGACTTTGATTTTACCACAATAG
- a CDS encoding DEAD/DEAH box helicase, which produces MNYENILQFKGTWRVYQARVLDRAEHYVRDGKIHIVAAPGSGKTTLGIELIRRLQGTALVLVPTITIREQWIARIKEAFLCDGVDADAYLSQSLKEPRAITVTTYQALHSAMTQIQDGEEDYQGFSLFQVLQDAKVDTLCLDECHHLRSEWWKSLESLKEKLIDVTTIALTATPPYDSTPAMWNRYIAMCGEIDEEITTPELVKEGSLCPHQDYVYFNYPTKQEEAEVIRYMQAHPDCEELDPKIEKHLTNSLGKIESIRQITQHEYASLHGRLHMLILTDYIRKEHEKSIGNREADVNLLGVLPLFENLRRDAQDMWSDMRLGVLCGSIIVIPAEAKDTLIKTVGDAGTVTFSKLGSLPETEYVKVSTVGDSHFLIPAVTQLFADGYIQVLIGTKSLLGEGWDSPCINSLILASTVGSFMLSNQMRGRAIRTWDREPDKTSNIWHLVCLKPWYESSFGTKPETSEDYRMLTRRMEHFLGLHYTEDVIENGLARLSIIQKPFTKANVANMNATMLALSKERSRLRERWSRSLTIYPKMEVVTEVKVRDKAVPRAAFHDAVVKMIFSIFLLCAAWYMAAQTGAKTGSAWLGTLAGIFTLAGLGMLSYCFPKMFMLGSPYERLKTFGKGIRKALEKQKLLDMPDSTVVTETPEAYKHVVYLQGGSGRDGALFSRCVNEFFAPVENQKYILVKHGRQRSNDRFFAVPDCFSAKKEQAEQFADCMRPYIGAYDCVYTRAGQGNVLLQEAQKVAYANQEARCSMRRKVTGRK; this is translated from the coding sequence ATGAACTACGAAAACATTTTACAATTTAAAGGAACATGGCGTGTGTATCAGGCACGAGTGCTGGATCGGGCGGAGCATTATGTGCGGGATGGCAAGATCCATATCGTGGCGGCTCCGGGTTCGGGAAAGACTACGCTTGGAATTGAACTGATACGCAGGCTGCAGGGAACGGCGCTCGTGCTTGTGCCGACCATTACGATCCGGGAGCAGTGGATCGCGCGGATCAAAGAAGCATTTTTGTGTGATGGTGTGGACGCTGATGCATATTTGTCACAGAGTCTGAAAGAACCGCGGGCGATCACAGTGACTACATATCAGGCACTGCACAGTGCTATGACGCAGATACAGGATGGAGAGGAAGATTATCAGGGATTTTCCCTGTTTCAGGTCTTGCAGGATGCAAAGGTAGATACACTTTGTCTCGACGAATGCCATCATCTGCGAAGCGAGTGGTGGAAATCTCTGGAAAGCTTGAAGGAGAAGCTGATCGATGTGACAACAATCGCACTTACAGCGACACCGCCATATGATTCGACACCTGCCATGTGGAACCGCTATATCGCGATGTGCGGCGAGATTGATGAGGAGATCACGACGCCGGAGCTGGTGAAGGAGGGAAGTCTCTGTCCGCATCAGGATTATGTGTATTTCAATTATCCGACGAAACAGGAAGAAGCGGAAGTGATACGGTATATGCAGGCACATCCGGACTGTGAGGAGTTAGATCCGAAGATAGAGAAGCATCTGACGAATTCCCTTGGGAAGATTGAAAGCATCCGCCAGATTACACAGCATGAATATGCATCACTTCATGGAAGGCTGCATATGCTGATCCTTACGGATTACATACGGAAGGAACATGAAAAATCAATCGGTAACCGGGAAGCAGATGTGAATCTGCTCGGGGTGCTGCCACTCTTTGAGAATCTTCGACGGGATGCGCAGGATATGTGGTCGGACATGCGACTTGGTGTGTTATGTGGAAGCATTATTGTGATACCCGCCGAGGCGAAGGATACGCTAATAAAAACTGTGGGTGATGCAGGCACGGTAACATTCTCGAAGCTTGGAAGTCTGCCGGAGACTGAGTATGTAAAGGTATCCACAGTTGGTGACTCGCATTTCCTGATACCAGCGGTGACACAGTTATTTGCAGATGGATATATTCAGGTGTTGATCGGTACAAAATCGTTGCTTGGCGAAGGCTGGGATTCCCCGTGCATCAATTCCCTGATTCTTGCAAGTACCGTTGGTTCGTTTATGCTCAGTAACCAGATGCGTGGCAGAGCCATCCGCACATGGGACAGGGAACCGGATAAGACAAGCAATATCTGGCATCTGGTATGCTTAAAACCGTGGTATGAGAGTTCTTTCGGGACGAAACCGGAGACGAGCGAGGATTACCGGATGCTCACCAGACGAATGGAACATTTCTTAGGTCTGCACTACACGGAGGATGTGATTGAAAATGGGCTTGCGCGGCTGTCGATCATACAGAAACCATTTACAAAGGCGAATGTCGCGAACATGAATGCCACAATGCTTGCCTTATCTAAGGAGCGGAGCCGCTTACGGGAGCGCTGGAGCCGTTCGCTTACGATCTATCCGAAGATGGAGGTCGTGACAGAGGTGAAGGTGCGGGATAAAGCGGTGCCAAGGGCGGCGTTTCATGATGCGGTAGTAAAGATGATATTCTCGATATTCCTGTTGTGTGCTGCGTGGTATATGGCGGCGCAGACAGGTGCGAAAACCGGGAGTGCGTGGCTTGGAACGCTAGCCGGAATATTTACGTTGGCGGGACTGGGGATGCTTTCATACTGCTTCCCGAAGATGTTTATGCTTGGAAGTCCGTACGAACGGTTGAAGACATTTGGCAAGGGAATCCGGAAGGCACTGGAGAAGCAGAAGCTTTTGGATATGCCGGACAGTACGGTTGTGACGGAGACGCCGGAGGCGTATAAACATGTCGTATATCTGCAGGGCGGAAGCGGGAGAGATGGCGCGCTTTTTTCCCGGTGTGTGAATGAGTTTTTTGCACCGGTTGAGAATCAGAAATACATCTTAGTCAAGCATGGAAGACAAAGAAGCAATGACCGTTTCTTTGCAGTGCCGGATTGTTTTTCGGCGAAGAAGGAACAGGCGGAGCAGTTTGCTGATTGCATGCGTCCATATATTGGCGCGTATGATTGTGTTTATACGCGGGCAGGACAGGGTAATGTTTTGCTGCAGGAGGCACAGAAGGTTGCCTATGCGAATCAGGAAGCACGCTGCAGTATGCGGCGGAAGGTAACAGGAAGAAAGTAG